Below is a genomic region from Cloeon dipterum chromosome 2, ieCloDipt1.1, whole genome shotgun sequence.
TCCGAGTTTTGAAGTTGAATTACCCGAAAGCAAAAAAGCAGTCCTAAATAAACTTACAAGCACATTTTCATAAATCCAAAATCcagaatcaattttaaaaatttaaattataaacaaaaattaacatgacCTCGGCCTTGGACATAAAATTTGGTGTCTATTCGATCGGGCTTGAAGAGGAAACCCAAATCACaccttaaatttgaaattgcaccACGTGGAGATAAGGTATTGATGACTCAAAGTATTCAAAAATTGTCCCATAGAgcccataaaatattttatgaagtAACATCCACAAGCATTTCGTTGAGTTTGCTTGAcctcatgccaattttgtcctaCAACCCGTGACATTAAAAGTCAGTATGATTCGTGTTCGTGTGTTTCCTTTCATTGAACGTATTAAAAGCTTGGTAAAAATCTGGAATATATTGAACAGACTTAATGCTACTTCCATGTATCCTTTGCCACTCTTGCGTTTCTCTGcccttatttatttaaaaaaatcttgtttattgatttgacaaaataataaaaatattattataacgACTTACTCTGGGCACGAACCAATCTTCCCCATATGtgcgaaaacaataaaaaaattatactttcGATCTCTAGTTCAAAATTGGTACTTGAGTCTACACTCAAGGTGGCCTTGGGTGGCAGCTTTGGTGTCATGGCAGTTTCAGCACGGTCGTTGTGCAAGAAAAACCAACTAACGACAAAATATTCCAGTCAGCGCTTTTCACCAAAGGGAAAACACATCGTCACACTATACCTTCTCTGTTTTCTTTCCCTCTGCCCTGCtgctttctttgaaaaagCAACCAAACGTCGCTTGTGACCAACTTTTTGCCGAACCTGCTGTCTGCCGGAAATTTATTCAGCCGGCGTGCCTCACAGGACGCGCAAAGGGAAAAAGACGCAGAAGTGGCTGTATTTCCCAATGTCTCTCCTGGCTGAATCAATATTCGCTTCCGCGGAGCCAGAGATGCgcttttcttctattttttttttcttcgagCAGTGTACCCGCCGCCGTAAATTCTGACAATTTTGAAGCGTCGCCGAACGAATCGACTGGAAATAACGTGAGCAGCTTACGCCTGTCGCCGTCATAAAAGGCGATATTTTGAGCTCAACTTTTATGCTTGGTGTATGTACCCTAGTATAGTTTTCTCCTTTTAGAAGTGTTTTaggaaaaccaaatttaaaaatatgtcttcctgaaaataccttatgttttTATACTAATTGAAccgttgcataaacccttagttattgaagctgccaacagaagCGCatccacagactttcttaaaaattttgttttaagcggttttaaggcatatccgctgcgatttcatactcaatctagctattttgcttttttttaattaatttgctttttttgacgtgctgaaaaccaaaatcggttcagccattcgccgtagaaacgttggaaaagatttttgtatttcaaaaaatagtttttcacgattctacggtgattggctgaaccgattttggttttcagcacgtcaaaaaatagcaaattaattgaagaatgcgcagtagctagattgagtatgaaatcgcagcggaagtgccttaaaatagaaagtctacggtggcgccatctgttggcggcttcgaacacttagggtttatgcaactggtgaattccacttgaggagcaaaaaatataaagaagaGGATAAAAGCattcgtaaaattaaaaaacaaattgattgtCAATTGAAATATAgcctaaaacaattttgcagtaattcaaatttcctctaTTGAAACCATATCTAATTTTGTGAGAGATGTatggaaatatttacagtaaaatgatatttcaagtattttactgttaaaacaattattctgcataaaattttactccaaaCATCATTTCTGAATACACGTGTCCTCAAACTGTGGTTGGTTTAGTGTTTTCTAATCATTTAAATGActattggatttattttttacttttttgtgaCCTTCTCAAGGCCGTAAACGTATGAAATGACACCAAACTCGATGATTTAGGacaatttttcctgttttcacGTCAGGGTTGGACCCAGAAGGTTTTATTAGACCTCAAGTGATTCAATTTGGTTAAACTTAACGAAGTTCAACacgaaaaattcgatttaggCACATATTCAatgtattaaatatataagGGTAGCGCACGGCAGAACGGTTTCAAATCGGTTTTCAAATCAAGATTGCGCAGTTAACTAACACTATTTTACTTGGTATGTAATTGTATGGAACTTCACGGGCTATATTTTGGCTCCAagccttaaaaaattcagcgtgatattttttgtttgttcaggatcaaaaataAGGTTTAAGATGAAATCTCGACTCAATCAAAAGCTACACTCCACctttaattttcagggttttttGAGATAGCTAAAAATAGGGCACCCATGCTTTTCCCGAGCTTACAACTTGAAATGTATCTACCACTTTGCAAgcattaaaagtaaaatcactgaacaattttaatgcaaaaattggcgtgcaaaaactttttaaaggataaaattatgattactTAGGTTTTTATCACCATTGCCTttcattttggttttaaatatttttgaatgggaacaaaattttctctgatgAAAGCAAACTACTTTGAACATAAACTCGACGCTTTGGGACGTTTTGCTTGATTATTGCATGCACATTAATACGTGAAATCAAACCCAGTAGCGTGAAATGGAGAACAGCAAAATAGTTGTCGGAAGGGGGGATTTAACGCGAAAATATTATGACTGTTGTGTATTATTAGCGCGTCGCGGTGCGGCTTCGGCGGGCGAGGGGTGCGAAAACGAACGCAACCGGGAAAGTCAGACAGAAAAGCTGCTGACGCGCGCACGGGGGGATAAATACCCGAGCAGGCCATGCGGGCATCAGCCAAGTGCCAAAGTGATTAAATCGCACTCGAACGTGAAAGCTCCGTCGAAACAGAGCGATTAATAAGTAAACGACACTGCATCCTGCCATTTGCAGCTAAAAGCTTTTCTTTGTTGCTGCGATTTGCCAAAGGAAGAAAGCTTGATCAAAGGGCAGTGCCATAAAATCGACCCTCTAGCTTAAAATGTTGCGATTTCACTGCTGGAATCTTGGAGGGATTTCTAGAGGGTTTAAAATACTAATGAATAGAAATATAtaacaattcaattatttaattaattcattaattattttcaatgatcGCTGATTCTCTAATGCTGTGgcctgaattttgttttggagttAAAGAATGCGGCCTGTGGGACCGAAACATAGCTGCTGATGTACTGTATACATAccgtaatattattttgaccTCTCCACAGGCAACTAAAACAGACTTAGCACAGaagttttggatttttttaaccgTAATTCGAGCACTTATTTGTTGATAACTGTTCTCATTTAGCTGGACAGCTCtcccttttaaaaatggcaaatggCAAGAAAACGGGATTTTAACCGCTACggtccaaaatttaaaaagacaaTTGTGTCAAAAGATTTCATGTAATACACTCGATAATAAGCATTTGTTTTGCAAGGAGACACCAATTCTCATCGCCTAGAGCACTACATGGAATTGAGAAAAGGTGTTGAAAAACTGATTCTGGTGTTTCATCTCTCAATCAAGCCCTCTTGGCTGCGTTCTTTATTATTCTAGCTCGAAGCGGTGAGCACTATATAGCAGAGAGAAGAAGAATGGAGGGCGTTTTCTCGAAAGGGGTGCGAGCGTTGCTTTTTATCGCGTGAAATTCCGATAGAGCAGATAaaaggcgggcgggcgggcgggcggccgcaaccccaaacatttttattacgtCGCATCAATTTCGACGAAAGCTTATCGAGGTCAGTGTGCGCACCTGCTCTCGGAATCTCATCACAAATCGGCCGAGGCCACCAAGGAACAGACGCGGCCGCTTACTCTTTCTAATTGACTTTTCTTATTCGCCAgcattgaatttgaattaaacacAAATGATTCctcaaaatgttgttttataaattgtaatgtaagttgaaaaaaaatatcaagtgcGGTTCACTTGAGTACCAATCATATAAATTCACCAGTCGGATTGTTCATTCACTCTTAGCTTTTAGTGTGCAAGGTTTATTTATACTCAATTTTCATTCAGAACTCAGAACCAAGTCTGCCAtctcaaaaatgttttctttattcaaaAAGCACAGCATTttacgaataaaataaaacaaaaatcaaattctaaCATAAAAAGgtcaagtaaaaaattcaaaattacaaagacACAACAACTCAAAAGAGTCGTAAGGTgacataaatgaaaaaaatgtctatTCGTTAGTGTTAGTGGTCAACTCGCAAAAGTGCAGTAGCACCCATTGTTGctaaaagtcaatttaatataatgcAAACTGAAaagctatatattttatttgccattacagcgtaattaatattatatgtaaaaaattgagtgaCGTCATTTGGTTGTTCCAGAGGCAGCTGGTCGGGCGTCATCATGGATCGGCGGTGCGGAGCACGAGGGTGCTCTGAGGGCCCTCAAGTGGCTCGAGGAGGCGCAGGACCTGGGCGACGGGGGCGGAGGTTGGGGCAGCGATGCCCCCAGGGCCTTGCTCGCCCTGCAGCTATCAAACTGTTCATGGATTCCCAATGCCGGCATGAAGGCTGAACTGGCCGCCACCAAACTAGAACTGCAAATCGCCCTGCTCCTCTGGAGGTGAGCATTCAATCGTCTTAGGCTTATTGTGgaattcatttcaaagttaCCTATAGGGAAATATTTACATAGCACAACCAGCTTCATTTTTCCtctgttgtttattttattttcccttccCTTCTTATCGTCCGATTAaaggaaatgttaaaaatccaTATATATTGACACTAAGAActgatttaaattcctttttactTTCCTATTGAAAAGATCACAATGACTTGACACGTGTAAGgcagaaaattttcagaaaaaaaaataattctattgaaacgtttcagttttattttccacccTAAAACTTTTACGGTGCCATACACGTTTCCCAGTATATGACAAAATAACCCAATTTGTTAATGAAAATGATATAAGCTGCGGGTTTGTTTGTAAAACAATGCTTGCTGCTTTACAATTAGTTTCCCTCTCGCACTCGCACTGCCGCTTTAATTACACAAATGCCGCTTGTTGGTACACCTTTGCGTGGCTCAAATCTGCATAGCGGTCGTAAAGATTCAACCAGGCAGAAATGCGCATGAAATATGGAAGCGACAGGGGACTAATTTCGTTGTTGCGGGGCCGTAAAAAATGCTCAACTTTTGCCATTCGAAACACACGCATGCAAAATGAAAGCGTTAATTTGCGCAGACACCACGAGCCGCCCATCAGCCCTGGCAGACTGGCGCAGTACACGCTGGCCCTGGGGGCCATGTGCAAGGACCCGCGGGACTTCCACGGACACGACCTAATCAGTGAGTCCAATTTGATTTCTCGCTGCGGCTTGCAAATGTCAAATTCGCAGGCTTGCTGCTGCGACACGAGCCAGAGAGCGACTTTGAGTTCGCCTTCGTCACTTTGGCTGTCTGCAACTCGGGCAGCCACGCGCGGAAGAGGCACATCAGAAGGCTTCTCGACGTCACCGGCGACACTGACAAACACTCTGCAGGTTAGCAATTTAATTGGCACGTTCGTTTTGCTCCAAACACTCCGTACTCGGTTTTATTAAGGGTGACAAGTGCGGCATGCGCCCCTTGGGCTTTTCGGGTAACTGTCCGTCGAGGCCGAATTGGACCAAATAAGACTCAAATATAAGCAACGCTGCCGgcaaaaccacaaaaaaacaTCCTCGCGACCTGCGGAAGGTCGGTGGCAGGCAAGGATGAAAAATCATCGGCGAAAAAGTATTGAAAGAAGCTTAAAAAACCGGCCTGGGagaggatctcaggtcggggtaccctgaaaaaggtcgttagggttTGCCAAGTCCAAGCCCCGTCcgagacctgtccgatgaggggtcgtggtcgacgatggGATAAACGgtcgaattttaagaaaaataaaaccattttcgcctGTGAACATTGCACGTTCGCGAAGccggaaaaatttattttaattttcctatgggcgcaaaaaatctgaaaatcggttcCAGACCAGCGGTGATCCTGCGTGTGTAATGGAGTCGGTAAGACCCTTTAAGTGTTCATCCGTTGAGAAAAAATcgcgaattttcaatttcctatGCTATCGTTATTtagaaagtgcaaaaatcacgtttaAGTTCAAAATCTATCTTCACCTAGGATTTTGATAGGATCGGCTCGAATTCAGTCTTAAAATGATCTCAGATATATTTCGCGTCAATTTTGAggagccatttttaatttttacaaaaaaatacatttttttattaaatgaaaatttttagaaaccaTATTGATAAAAAGAGGCAAATAAGTGCATAACTAATCACAGAATCACGTCCATTCGCAGACACGCTGGCCATGGTGGTGCTGGCCCTTCGGTGCGTGGCGCAGGAGCACCGGCACCGCGACCTTCTGCGGTTCGTGGCGCCGCCGGCGCTGGCCCTGGCCGCCTTGCAGCAGGCGGACGGCAGCTTCGGCAACCTGCACACCACCGCGCTCGCCATGCAGGCACGTGTCCAACActattaattacaattttagcCCATGTTAACACTTCTTTTTGGCAGGCGCTGGAGGGCGCGGGCGCGATCGCCTGGGACCGTGGCGCCGCGATGAACCTCGTGCTGTCCAGCCAGGCTCCCGACGGCTCCTTTGGCGACACGTTCACCACCACCGAAGTCGTGCTCGCCCTGCAGTCGAGGGGACTGGCGCAGGTGTCGCAGTGCAAGTGCAACAAGCCCAGACTCCCACCCTCTGACACAGAACTTGGTaattttatatacattttcaataagtcggaataaaaattcagagttatttttttacgaaagGTCAATTTTAGACTCAGAAGTGACAGATTCAGagggaattaatatttaatccaATTTGCCCAGGggtattttaccaaaatattttgatacatTTATGGGTTTGGAAATATCCAGCTTTAAAATGGCGACTCATATTCTCAGGTTTTTCCATTACAATTTGTGATTTCCTTACTAATAACAAGATGttatatagaaaaattaccCTACTCGTCAAGTCTctattccattaatttatttgtaggtaaaattggaattttaacatCATCTGCATATTAACGAGATGGAATTTTCTGTCagatattttatattacttatgctgtttaattttgtagcctaaattaagttaaaacaaatgtatttaaaaaaacaaaatacatcGATTTTTCCAATCATGGTtcatagcaaaatatttaaactttattGAATGTTCTTTTTATTcgttatttaattcaatatttcataattaccACGACTTAACTAGAGCATCAATTTTAGATCAAACTCATTCATTCGCTTTGTTCCAGAAAAACTGACTCACGACACTGAGATCAGTCTGCTGAACATCGCCAAAGGTCCAATCATCGAGAGCTTCACCTACAATaatgagtaaatttaatagcaCTTCATTTTCACCCCGTAAACgctgaatttgattttgaattccaGAGTTCCTCTCATCGCCATCACCTACACCCTGTGGGCCCAGCGGGGCGGCGATGCTGCCGGTGACATGAACGCCGAGGTCGAACTCAGGGTGCCGAACAACTCAACCTTTTTCCACGCCATGCAGCTGGCTGCACATTCAGACCCTCGTTTCACGTAAGAGTcgaaagaaggaaaattattatttgttaattgatTCGTAAACGTGTAGATTTGAGTCGTCAGTGTGGCCGAACGGACACTATATTCACACCCTGGGTGGTTTGGAGGAGGACCCTTCCGAGTATAGGTACTGGCTCCTCTACCTACTGAGTGAGAGAGCCGACCCCTCCCGACCACCATCAAAGGACAAACTGACACCAAAAGgtgacataaaatattttcaaacatcaggattcgattaatttttagtgttgGCAAATTTTCGTGCCgttgcttcattttttaagtattgctcctggaaaatattttaccattgCAAAAGTTatctctaattttaaaattgaaacaaaccgaggcttttccagtttttccaaAGATCAAACGtgtattaataaattagccgtctaattattttattattaaatccaaattttgtcTGAAAGTTTTGTTTCCAAAATCTCGATTTGAACGCTTCACTGGCattcatatttaaaagaatgcaaaaaataaattttcacgtTTGCAAgttgtttggaaaaatttaacctgcttgcaaataaagaataaaatagtAAGGTGAGAAGAAACATATAATCTtacatttgcataaaaaaaatccagtaaTATTCATgtcttttctttaatttgtctGTTGCTTGATTGACTGagatgttttctttttggcaGGCGTTGACGAGATGTTTGTTAAAGACGGAGACCACTTTTTATTCTGGTACAAGAAACTATAAATCAAGTCTCGAGTCGGTGGGGCAGGAACTGTTCGTCCTGTtgcagaaaatcaaattaccgCGAGGTGCGTGTGCTGAAAGAGACAATGCTGAAAAGGAAAGTGTCCATCCACCATTGGTAAAATCAAGAATAAGAGACGGATTTTTcgatttcagttttttcctgACCGCGCGCGCTGCTTTATTTTCGGAGGAGAAAGTGTGAGCTTCTAAATTTGCAAACGCACACGATTCTGTTTTAGATATACTGCTTTTTTTGGATATTGCGCGTGTTGTAAGAGCAAAAACACCATCATTGAACGTGTATACTCAAACGTGCGGAGCATTTTTTCGTTGTATTGTAAATCATACTAacgcagaagcagcagcagcaaatttGTATAATACGCGCATAAGCAAAGTGTCAGGAGAGTGGAGCGAATTCGAGGGGCCGCTTCGCAGCTTGTACCTAGAGTTTTAGGACATATGTATTGTACTGTATTATTGTGTAGCGTTGTTTGTGACAATAAGAGGACGATTCCTTCTCGATATTTTGCCCATTCGTTATTCTTTCCGAAGTGAGCTAGAGCCTATTATCGTTTCGAATTTGTTGCGAAAAACGCGCTGAGATGCAGCATCCAGACGGCCAAATTACTTAAGCTTTGAAAGACGGAAATTCTTCTATATATTCCATTACCAGCTGCTTAGCTATATGAAAACTGCTTCCTATTGCGATACAAAAATTAGGCGAAAAATTACTGTGCTATTATCCGCCGAAATTTCCGTTTCACTGGAGCCAAGTTTTTCCGTGGAATTAGCCAGCGTAAATCCTCATCATTCAAGACCCAACTGCACCAACTGTTCATTTACAAGGATCAAGCTTCTTCGCTCTGATTTCGGATTCAATCCTGCGACTGTTCATTCTAGACGTGGCAAAAGGaactgaaaaccaaaatcggttcatcTAATGGGAACAtggggaaatttttcaattaaataatcctTTTAGTTTCGTTTCTGCATCGATTTTAGCTGTCAACCAGCTGTCAAAGGAGTTTTTCATATCTATAGGACGCCAAATaggattgaatttaaaatcggATTGGAAGTAAGTGAATAGTGGCTTCAAACGTTAaggatttttgcaaatggcTAATCATCCACAGTATACACACGCATTTCCTGCTGAATGTCTAAATGTGGACGAGACGTAGATTGTCATTCcaatatattttgagaaatcgCAGGTTGAAGTAGTTATCTAATCGGCGGCAATACGTAAATAACCAAAGTGCGAGATGATTATAtaagagtaaaaattgtaaGTGGACAAACAAAATCGCTGTTTAGCCGAATATTATCATGTAACCCCTACTGAGATACTAACCGACAGAAAAAATGTCACAACCTATCGTAGCACTTAAATCGTACTTCTCGTTGAATAGCTTGTTCGCAGTCTGTGTACTTTCGTTCCGAGttgaaaagataaatataatGTCGAAGAAATGCTGTGCTGCATCGCCTGTTCATtctgaaagagaaaaaaataatattgtgtaGGCAGTAGAGACCACCATTGTATGATTTCTGGAGCAAGTTGCGgttgattgatttttgaagACTGTACATACCAAGAAATGGTTTTTATAACAATTGCATCTCAAGcgtatttgacaaaaaaagcaaaacaacgTGTCCTACGCACGatgatatatgtatatattttactatatgattgaaaataaattctcatcCGCTTGTTTGCCATTCCTCTCGACATCACACTGCTATTTTGCAAGCATAAATTCGGCGCATTGACCTATTTTCATTGACGAGTAAATTGTGATTCGAtggtaataattgttttgttgttaattGCGCTTGCTGTTTTTGTCGAGAtgccaaaaacaataaaaatatttatgattggAATTCAACCTTATTTTTTCTACCTGCCCAGGTGAGCTTTGAATTGAAACAGATTGCttaagcaacaaaattttttaaacgtttattttgaaacaaatcgTCGATAAAAGCTGGATACAAAGTTTGATTACCAATTTTCCTTCTTcgcaatttctatttttatacaaGTAAAATCTTTTAAGTCACATGCATTGGATacaattattttggttttgttgATGGTGAGTTTACGTGTGTACGTGTAGATCCgcaaattcatcaaaattctaGACAAGATTTCTATTTGGACATGTAAAAGTTACACGAACTTTCGTCACAGTTGTCAGCTATTGCATTCATCTagttatattaattattaataattaatgatcAATATATGTAGTTTAACgccaataatataattttcagaacTTAAATGTCAGCCAATCATCAGacttttccatttgatttCATTACATACAAAATCCTGGCGTTTTGAGCAAGCGAACATTGTgggggaaataaataaaaataaaataaaacggctTTCAAAATAGGtgtagaaaattttgtttcgctccgaaatttgtaaatgctgaaaaaatgGCAGTTCAAAGGGGAAACCCGTGGCGATTCTCCTGCTCAAAGATTCACTGAAGACTAGGAAGGTGGGTGAATGTTCGTTTGTCCGCATTTTTCGTTCTATTTTCCCTCGGTGGCGGCACCAGCGGCGCTCTTCTCGATCACCAGCGACTCTTCTGTCTGCGCCGCCAGCTCTGTCCACTGCAGCTCGCCGCTCAGGTACTGGCCAACGAAGTGGCTCGTGCTCTCGCCATTCACCTCCACCCCCTCGCCCAGGGTGGCTACCCTCTGGTTAAACACCTCCAGCACCACTAGCAGCGGCACCCAGTCGTCCAGCCCAGCAAATTCTCGCACTGTGTCTGTCGTGTCCgactggaaaaaaaatcagaattttgtttttgtgccaTATAGGTTGTTTCAAAagtaaagattttatttttagtaaagaATCTGACTTGAGGAATCTTATCGATTGGtttgttttaaactatttgtcaggtaatatattttttatttgattttttgcttggtttcagtttgaaaaacaatttctgtCTTTAATATTTAACCCTGTACTGTgcataaaataacaatagatCTAATAAATgcctcaaaaattaaacaagttACAGCAGTGttgatgataattttaaagagacgCGAATTCATAGTTAATGCATATACTAAGATTTAGTTTTTTCTAGaactaacaaaaatttaggaaCACCAATGcttgaaatagaaaattaagaCATACATCGCTTCCAATGAAGAATTGCAACTCGTTCTCCACCTCATCGTCAGCAGATTCTGATTTGTTTCCCCTCAACGAGTTCCAGTACTTCTGAGCCGTTGGCATTAAAGCACCTTCGGCAAACGTCAGCTCATCTTCACTTTCTGAAATTGAAAGTTGACGCATTCATAAACACGATGATCGTGAGAAGTGAACGTTAAGTTCACAGCCGTCAAGAAAGTTTTATTAACATGCTCACTCACCAACTAAGAAAATCACGGCCGGCCTGTCATGCATTCTCAA
It encodes:
- the LOC135935424 gene encoding uncharacterized protein CG3556; this translates as MKWLLQLVLTLSVTFCFTTAQNPEAAGRASSWIGGAEHEGALRALKWLEEAQDLGDGGGGWGSDAPRALLALQLSNCSWIPNAGMKAELAATKLELQIALLLWRHHEPPISPGRLAQYTLALGAMCKDPRDFHGHDLISLLLRHEPESDFEFAFVTLAVCNSGSHARKRHIRRLLDVTGDTDKHSADTLAMVVLALRCVAQEHRHRDLLRFVAPPALALAALQQADGSFGNLHTTALAMQALEGAGAIAWDRGAAMNLVLSSQAPDGSFGDTFTTTEVVLALQSRGLAQVSQCKCNKPRLPPSDTELEKLTHDTEISLLNIAKGPIIESFTYNNEVPLIAITYTLWAQRGGDAAGDMNAEVELRVPNNSTFFHAMQLAAHSDPRFTFESSVWPNGHYIHTLGGLEEDPSEYRYWLLYLLSERADPSRPPSKDKLTPKGVDEMFVKDGDHFLFWYKKL